One genomic region from Leptolyngbyaceae cyanobacterium JSC-12 encodes:
- a CDS encoding molybdenum cofactor synthesis domain protein (IMG reference gene:2510094830~PFAM: Probable molybdopterin binding domain~TIGRFAM: molybdenum cofactor synthesis domain) — protein sequence MGSFHPLTQDCPLLVNFMAAIPHPDTAEFAVVCAVITVSDTRTIATDRSGQLIQQLLMDNQHQIKAYTLIRDEPEQIQAQVEHFSQQNEIHAMILNGGTGIAPRDTTYDAIETLLEKTLPGFGELFRWLSYQEIGSRAIASRAIAGIYRNKLIFSVPGSSNAVALAMQRLILPELRHLVQQLQS from the coding sequence TTGGGTTCTTTCCACCCCCTTACTCAAGACTGTCCCCTTCTGGTAAACTTCATGGCTGCAATTCCTCATCCTGATACGGCTGAATTTGCGGTGGTTTGTGCTGTGATCACTGTCAGTGATACTCGGACTATTGCAACTGATCGCAGTGGTCAATTAATTCAGCAGTTATTGATGGATAATCAGCATCAGATCAAGGCTTATACATTAATTCGAGATGAGCCAGAACAGATTCAGGCACAGGTTGAACACTTCAGTCAACAAAACGAGATTCATGCAATGATTCTCAACGGAGGCACTGGGATTGCTCCACGAGATACCACCTACGATGCGATTGAAACACTGTTGGAAAAAACATTACCTGGCTTTGGAGAACTCTTTCGCTGGTTGAGTTATCAGGAGATTGGCTCACGCGCGATCGCATCACGGGCGATCGCGGGGATTTACCGCAACAAATTGATTTTTTCTGTACCAGGCTCCAGTAACGCTGTAGCATTGGCAATGCAACGGTTAATCTTGCCCGAACTGAGGCACTTAGTTCAGCAGTTACAGAGTTGA
- a CDS encoding photosystem II reaction center protein Psb28 (IMG reference gene:2510094831~PFAM: Psb28 protein~TIGRFAM: photosystem II reaction center protein Psb28) — protein MVARIQFARGIDEEIIPNVRLTRAKDGSNGTATFYFQNPKALSSNMTEEITGMYLIDDEGEISTREVKAKFVNGQPDAIEAVYLMKSASEWDRFIRFMERYAEENDLGFTKS, from the coding sequence ATGGTTGCTCGAATTCAGTTTGCTAGAGGGATCGATGAGGAGATCATTCCCAATGTTCGCTTAACCCGTGCTAAGGATGGCAGTAACGGGACAGCGACATTTTACTTCCAGAACCCTAAAGCTCTGTCTAGCAACATGACTGAAGAAATTACGGGAATGTATTTGATTGATGATGAGGGGGAAATCAGTACACGAGAAGTAAAGGCAAAGTTCGTAAATGGGCAGCCGGATGCGATTGAAGCTGTATACCTGATGAAATCGGCTAGCGAGTGGGATCGTTTTATTCGGTTTATGGAGCGATACGCAGAGGAAAACGATCTGGGTTTTACAAAATCATAA
- a CDS encoding hypothetical protein (IMG reference gene:2510094832), giving the protein MKYFFLSDGWIIGRVWELGGLWDESAWRRKPQIQQMELCIWENEEKLWLYRVEDAVLMVEVKPGENLVTTSAAKPIGQVVLKRLISADQAIDLLCSAQIRNAGLNQQLLTRDATG; this is encoded by the coding sequence GTGAAGTACTTTTTTCTATCAGACGGGTGGATTATTGGCAGAGTCTGGGAATTGGGCGGACTGTGGGATGAAAGCGCATGGAGACGGAAACCGCAAATTCAGCAGATGGAACTGTGCATTTGGGAGAATGAAGAGAAGTTGTGGCTATATCGGGTTGAGGATGCAGTATTGATGGTCGAAGTGAAGCCTGGTGAAAACCTTGTGACGACATCTGCAGCAAAACCGATTGGGCAGGTGGTGCTAAAACGGCTGATTTCAGCTGACCAGGCGATCGATCTGCTTTGTTCAGCGCAAATCCGCAACGCTGGTTTGAATCAACAGTTGCTAACTCGAGATGCGACTGGCTGA
- a CDS encoding phenylalanyl-tRNA synthetase, alpha subunit (IMG reference gene:2510094833~PFAM: tRNA synthetases class II core domain (F); Aminoacyl tRNA synthetase class II, N-terminal domain~TIGRFAM: phenylalanyl-tRNA synthetase, alpha subunit), with protein sequence MTVQSTELEAQLDAIRQEAQQALAAADSLDQLEQLRVKYLGKKGPIPQVLGGMGKLDPSDRPRIGARANEVKEAIQTELEQRKTLLQAAQLQATLESETLDVTMPGIYRPQGKVHPLNSIIDRVIDIFVGLGYTVAEGPEMETDYYNFEALNFLPDHPARDMQDTLFLPDGNILRTHTSSVQIRYMEENEPPVRIVMPGRCYRRDTVDATHTAVFHQIEFLAIDEGLTFTDLKGTLRMFLEQLFGEVPIRMRPSFFPFTEPSAEVDLQWKGRWLEIMGCGMVDPNVLKAVGYDPEIYTGFAGGLGVERLAAVLYQIDDIRRLYNSDLRFLKQF encoded by the coding sequence ATGACTGTTCAGTCCACTGAATTGGAAGCCCAGTTAGATGCTATTCGACAAGAAGCCCAACAGGCTCTTGCAGCGGCAGACTCGCTTGATCAGCTTGAGCAACTGCGTGTCAAATACTTAGGTAAAAAAGGTCCAATTCCGCAAGTATTGGGTGGGATGGGGAAACTTGACCCCAGCGATCGCCCCCGCATTGGTGCAAGAGCCAATGAAGTGAAGGAAGCCATTCAAACAGAACTTGAGCAACGTAAAACACTCCTGCAAGCGGCACAACTTCAGGCAACACTTGAGTCTGAGACATTAGACGTGACCATGCCCGGAATTTACCGTCCTCAGGGAAAAGTTCACCCGCTCAACAGTATCATAGATCGGGTGATCGATATTTTTGTGGGCTTGGGCTATACCGTGGCAGAAGGTCCAGAAATGGAAACAGACTACTACAACTTTGAAGCGCTGAACTTCTTGCCCGACCACCCAGCGCGGGATATGCAAGATACCCTCTTCCTGCCTGATGGCAATATTCTGCGGACGCACACGTCTTCCGTACAGATTCGCTACATGGAAGAAAACGAACCCCCCGTTCGCATTGTGATGCCAGGACGCTGCTACCGCCGTGATACAGTGGATGCGACCCATACGGCTGTGTTTCACCAGATTGAATTCCTGGCGATCGACGAAGGCTTGACCTTTACTGATTTGAAAGGCACGCTACGGATGTTTCTGGAACAATTGTTTGGTGAAGTGCCAATTCGAATGCGTCCCAGTTTCTTCCCCTTTACCGAGCCCTCTGCCGAAGTGGATTTGCAATGGAAAGGACGCTGGTTGGAAATTATGGGATGCGGCATGGTTGATCCCAATGTGTTGAAAGCCGTAGGATACGATCCCGAAATTTACACCGGCTTTGCAGGTGGTCTGGGGGTAGAGCGATTAGCGGCAGTGCTATACCAAATCGATGATATTCGTCGTCTCTACAACAGCGATTTGCGCTTCCTGAAGCAGTTTTAA
- a CDS encoding nucleotidase (exopolyphosphatase; IMG reference gene:2510094834~PFAM: Survival protein SurE~TIGRFAM: 5'/3'-nucleotidase SurE) — translation MKLLISNDDGIYSEGVRELANGLAAAGHDVTVVCPDRERSATGHGLTLHQPIRAEVVQSVFHPTVKAWACSGTPADCVKLALWALLDSKPDLVLSGINHGSNLGTDVLYSGTVSAAMEGLVEGIPAIAISLTSFTVREFAPAATFAQDLVKQLEKHPLPELLLLNVNVPAVPAEAIAGVAITRQGTRRYVDVFEKRIDPRGKTYYWLAGEVLEDVEDSSDFAEYAMTDVQANRENYISITPLQYNLTSVRGLAALKEWRLTP, via the coding sequence ATGAAACTGTTAATTAGCAACGATGATGGCATTTATTCAGAAGGGGTGCGGGAATTAGCCAATGGATTAGCTGCTGCCGGACATGATGTGACAGTAGTGTGCCCTGACCGAGAACGATCAGCAACAGGACACGGGTTAACGTTGCACCAACCGATTCGGGCGGAAGTGGTGCAGTCGGTGTTTCATCCAACCGTCAAGGCATGGGCATGTTCTGGAACTCCGGCTGATTGTGTCAAACTAGCACTTTGGGCATTATTGGACAGCAAACCAGATTTGGTGCTATCCGGAATTAACCATGGTTCTAATTTGGGAACCGATGTGCTGTATTCGGGCACGGTGTCAGCCGCGATGGAAGGCTTAGTAGAGGGGATTCCAGCGATCGCGATTAGTCTCACAAGTTTTACGGTGCGCGAGTTTGCTCCTGCCGCCACCTTTGCCCAAGATCTGGTAAAGCAACTCGAAAAGCATCCCCTGCCAGAACTGCTGTTGTTGAATGTGAATGTGCCAGCCGTACCCGCTGAAGCGATCGCCGGAGTTGCGATTACTCGTCAGGGAACTCGTCGCTACGTAGATGTGTTTGAAAAACGCATTGATCCACGGGGCAAGACCTATTACTGGCTGGCTGGAGAGGTATTAGAAGACGTGGAAGACTCCTCTGACTTTGCTGAATATGCCATGACCGATGTGCAGGCAAATCGTGAAAACTACATCTCCATCACGCCTCTGCAATACAATCTCACCTCCGTTCGAGGACTTGCCGCTCTGAAGGAATGGAGGCTCACTCCCTGA
- a CDS encoding dTDP-4-dehydrorhamnose 3,5-epimerase-like enzyme (IMG reference gene:2510094835~PFAM: Cupin domain) codes for MGLTKQIEINPIVCISPTRGIEICPVDAAGVQEYQIPTSHETNLVEIAPGTVEDLFVHHFQTDQLLVVKGRIVLTVLQEGQYRYILLSDRDLQVVKIPPGIPHGAINLTSEPCIAINSVIRHGVAHIRDYQPIPIRKPYDLEMARALLNGI; via the coding sequence ATGGGCTTAACAAAACAGATTGAAATTAATCCAATTGTTTGTATTAGTCCAACCAGGGGCATTGAAATTTGTCCGGTTGATGCGGCAGGTGTGCAGGAGTATCAAATTCCCACAAGTCACGAAACCAATTTAGTTGAGATCGCGCCTGGTACGGTTGAAGACTTGTTTGTGCATCATTTCCAAACCGACCAACTTCTGGTTGTCAAGGGACGAATTGTGCTGACGGTGTTGCAGGAAGGGCAGTATCGCTACATTTTGTTGAGTGATCGCGATCTGCAAGTGGTCAAAATTCCACCAGGAATTCCCCACGGAGCGATTAATCTCACGAGTGAACCCTGTATTGCCATTAACTCAGTGATACGTCATGGAGTTGCTCATATCCGTGACTACCAACCCATTCCCATCCGCAAACCTTATGATCTGGAAATGGCACGAGCACTGTTGAATGGAATTTGA
- a CDS encoding microcin-processing peptidase 2 (IMG reference gene:2510094836~PFAM: Putative modulator of DNA gyrase), with amino-acid sequence MLALPLLQSKELPTLQYTFTGDRFDATWESPLSTLLGLGRAAGANFIEFFLERVNYVSCLAEDDSITSISPRLSTGAGVRVFRGHADCYVSTNDLSFHGLKAALEKGLSILGLQLPAPGAFIPEINLEPLRDYATLRAKENWLGQCSSMREMGDVLLSANMQLQQAASHIQSRRTTYFRDWQEVLIASSDGTFARDIRLTQTVASMLLCADGAHRTAIARRLGDTSNPNFLRGWNYTQTAEDIAESAGKMLYADFVESGTYPIVMANEFGGVIFHEACGHLLETTQIEKRTTPFADKKGEKIAHENLTAWDEGLSPNAFGTIDMDDEGMPAQRTLLIEKGVLKNFIADRAGSIRTGHPRTGSGRRQDYTFPAASRMRNTYIATGEYSIDDLFASIDKGIYCKKMGGGSVGATGQFNFGVDEAYLIENGKVTKPLKGATLIGEAKEIMNKISMCSQDLSLAPGFCGSVSGSIYTTVGQPHLKVDSITVGGR; translated from the coding sequence ATGCTGGCTTTACCTCTCCTTCAGTCCAAAGAATTACCAACATTGCAATACACCTTCACGGGCGATCGCTTTGACGCAACCTGGGAATCCCCCTTGTCTACCTTGTTAGGACTGGGTAGAGCGGCTGGAGCAAACTTTATTGAGTTTTTCCTGGAACGGGTCAACTACGTTAGTTGTCTGGCAGAAGATGACTCTATCACCAGCATCTCCCCTCGCCTCTCCACTGGGGCTGGGGTGCGCGTCTTTCGAGGACATGCCGACTGTTACGTCAGCACGAATGACCTCTCCTTTCACGGCTTGAAAGCTGCCCTGGAAAAAGGTTTGTCCATCCTGGGTTTACAATTACCTGCCCCCGGAGCCTTCATTCCTGAAATTAACCTGGAACCCTTGCGGGATTACGCGACTCTGCGCGCCAAAGAAAACTGGCTGGGTCAATGCAGTTCTATGCGGGAAATGGGTGATGTGCTCCTTTCCGCCAATATGCAACTCCAGCAAGCAGCATCTCATATCCAATCTCGCCGCACTACATACTTTCGTGACTGGCAGGAAGTGTTAATTGCCTCCAGTGATGGCACCTTTGCGCGAGACATTCGGTTAACGCAAACCGTTGCATCTATGCTGTTGTGTGCTGATGGTGCTCACCGTACTGCGATCGCTCGCCGACTGGGCGACACTAGCAACCCCAACTTCCTACGCGGCTGGAACTACACCCAAACCGCTGAAGACATCGCTGAATCTGCTGGCAAGATGCTCTACGCCGATTTTGTCGAATCTGGCACCTACCCGATTGTGATGGCAAATGAGTTTGGTGGTGTAATCTTCCATGAGGCTTGTGGGCACTTGCTGGAAACCACCCAGATTGAAAAACGCACTACCCCTTTTGCCGATAAAAAAGGCGAAAAAATTGCCCACGAAAACCTAACTGCCTGGGACGAAGGACTGTCTCCGAACGCCTTCGGCACTATTGATATGGACGACGAAGGCATGCCCGCCCAACGCACTTTGTTAATTGAAAAAGGTGTGCTCAAGAACTTCATCGCCGATCGCGCAGGTTCCATTCGCACCGGACATCCTCGCACGGGTAGTGGGCGTCGTCAGGATTACACCTTCCCCGCTGCTTCCCGAATGCGCAATACTTACATTGCTACTGGCGAATACTCCATTGATGACCTGTTCGCTTCAATCGACAAAGGCATCTACTGCAAGAAGATGGGCGGCGGCAGCGTTGGTGCAACGGGACAATTTAACTTTGGGGTAGATGAAGCCTATCTGATTGAAAATGGCAAAGTCACCAAACCGCTGAAAGGTGCAACCCTGATTGGCGAAGCCAAGGAAATCATGAACAAAATTTCCATGTGCTCTCAGGATCTGTCTCTGGCTCCTGGCTTCTGCGGTTCTGTCAGCGGCAGCATCTACACCACTGTTGGACAACCCCACCTCAAAGTCGATTCCATCACTGTCGGTGGACGGTAA
- a CDS encoding hypothetical protein (IMG reference gene:2510094837) — MGGRDCNQKLESDRTKTAPIKGLVFPRLTVGMLALLQDGLAIASLNLMAATLQPY; from the coding sequence ATGGGGGGCCGGGATTGCAACCAAAAGTTGGAGAGCGATCGCACCAAAACCGCTCCAATCAAAGGTTTAGTTTTTCCAAGGCTTACAGTTGGCATGCTAGCCCTACTGCAAGATGGTTTGGCGATCGCTTCTCTTAACCTGATGGCTGCAACCCTACAACCCTATTAA
- a CDS encoding hypothetical protein (IMG reference gene:2510094838), translating to MVKYATLTLATVGAVLAPAMAWAIAPVPGATDICSNFTAGKYSISPNQIDVRPSQVSARGQYVNWSIPRYRSSGYCFVSRTGSTTKWQVERGPKPENVTGGNSSQSAAVRAERACLNKAKDLGYKVYKQTAARPAGTTFLMDMEGTYRDQRRYELECRYAVIGGATTINRGVEVATGSQYPEGYSTRKFMGIPGYESGLRVKDTGYEDVSAKRRNFLVKTDASAIDFRWYADCTTQDQVYDGQKYLGYNPNARELMSYACSLPSTVRPQPR from the coding sequence ATGGTGAAATATGCAACTTTGACGCTCGCAACCGTAGGAGCAGTCCTGGCACCTGCAATGGCGTGGGCGATTGCGCCTGTCCCTGGTGCTACCGATATTTGTAGTAACTTCACAGCTGGGAAATACAGCATTTCACCTAACCAGATCGATGTTCGCCCCTCCCAAGTCAGTGCCCGTGGTCAGTATGTCAACTGGTCAATTCCTCGCTATAGGTCTTCTGGCTATTGCTTTGTCAGTCGCACTGGTTCAACAACGAAGTGGCAAGTAGAGCGCGGTCCCAAACCCGAAAATGTCACAGGTGGCAATTCCAGTCAATCTGCTGCAGTTCGGGCAGAACGTGCCTGCCTCAACAAAGCTAAGGACTTGGGCTACAAAGTTTACAAGCAGACAGCCGCCAGACCCGCTGGAACAACCTTTTTGATGGACATGGAAGGCACCTACCGTGATCAACGCCGGTATGAATTGGAATGTCGCTATGCTGTGATTGGGGGCGCGACGACGATTAATCGGGGGGTTGAAGTGGCAACTGGTAGTCAGTATCCCGAAGGTTACTCTACCCGTAAATTTATGGGCATTCCTGGATATGAATCCGGATTGCGCGTTAAGGATACAGGCTATGAAGATGTCAGTGCTAAACGCCGCAATTTTTTGGTGAAAACTGATGCTAGTGCGATCGATTTTCGCTGGTATGCCGATTGCACGACCCAAGATCAAGTCTACGATGGACAAAAATATCTCGGTTACAATCCCAACGCCCGCGAACTCATGTCCTACGCTTGTTCCCTGCCATCTACTGTTAGACCGCAACCCCGCTAA